A genomic segment from Clarias gariepinus isolate MV-2021 ecotype Netherlands chromosome 11, CGAR_prim_01v2, whole genome shotgun sequence encodes:
- the LOC128533550 gene encoding uncharacterized protein LOC128533550: protein MDQRGHRHERRVRGHGRGARGRGVRMRGGGAAAARGQNRAQVPNEIRATIIDHVINHGLSFREAGQRVQPILGRSTVASIVRLFRNENRIHTLPHTGGRGKIFGIEQESAIVDMVVANNAIRLREIQAAVIADQGVFRKINSVSLATINRVLKRNHVRMKQLYRVPFQRNSDNVKEARFQYVQRIMEFEAEGTHHKFIFVDEAGFNLCKVRRRGRNVIGQRATVTVPGQRGANITMCAAISNDGVLCQIPTIGPYNTERLITFLDALKEILIPPEERGLLRPGMTLYVIIWDNVAFHHSRLVNEWFAAQPRIMMQFLPAYSPFLNPIEEFFSAWRWKVYDHRPYEQMPLLEAMNAGCLAIGAEDCQGWIRHARRYFPRCIARENIQCDVDENLWHNRQERMD, encoded by the exons ATGGATCAAAGAGGCCATAGGCACGAAAGGAGAGTAAGAGGCCATGGCAGAGGGGCCCGAGGAAGAGGAGTTCGTATGCGTGGTGGAGGAGCTGCAGCAGCAAGAGGACAAAATCGAGCTCAAGTTCCAAATGAAATTCGGGCAACAATTATTGACCATGTTATCAATCATGGCTTGTCCTTTAGAGAGGCTGGACAAAGGGTCCAGCCCATTCTGGGTCGGAGCACTGTGGCATCTATTGTAAGGCTTTTTCGGAATGAGAACAG AATCCACACATTACCACACACTGGTGGAAGAGGAAAGATATTTGGTATTGAACAGGAGTCTGCCATTGTAGATATGGTAGTGGCAAACAATGCAATCAGACTGCGTGAAATCCAGGCAGCAGTAATTGCAGATCAGGGGGTATTTAGAAAGATAAACAGTGTGAGTTTGGCCACTATAAATCGAGTCCTTAAACGAAACCATGTTAGGATGAAGCAGCTGTACAGAGTTCCATTTCAAAGAAACTCTGACAACGTAAAGGAGGCACGATTCCAGTATGTGCag agAATAATGGAGTTTGAAGCAGAAGGGACACATCACAAATTCATTTTTGTGGATGAAGCCGGCTTCAACCTCTGTAAAGTGAGGAGACGTGGGAGGAACGTCATTGGGCAGAGGGCCACTGTCACAGTACCAGGTCAGAGGGGTGCCAATATCACCATGTGTGCTGCCATCTCCAATGATGGTGTCCTTTGCCAGATACCAACTATTGGCCCATACAATACAGAACGCCTCATCACGTTTCTTGATGCCTTGAAAGAAATACTGATTCCACCCGAAGAGAGAGGGCTGTTGAGGCCTGGCATGACTTTGTATGTCATAATTTGGGACAATGTGGCTTTCCACCACTCTCGCCTTGTGAATGAATGGTTTGCAGCACAGCCTCGTATTATGATGCAATTCCTGCCTGCATACTCGCCTTTTCTGAACCCAATCGAGGAGTTCTTCTCTGCTTGGAGGTGGAAGGTGTATGATCACCGGCCATATGAGCAGATGCCCCTCCTGGAGGCAATGAATGCTGGTTGCCTGGCAATAGGTGCAGAGGACTGCCAGGGATGGATACGCCATGCAAGAAGGTATTTCCCTCGGTGCATTGCAAGGGAAAACATTCAATGTGATGTTGATGAGAACCTGTGGCATAATCGGCAAGAACGAATGGactaa